From one Streptomyces sp. R41 genomic stretch:
- a CDS encoding response regulator yields the protein MAITVVIADDQEMVRTGFRMILESQSDIEVVDDVVDGEAALASVATHDPDVLLLDIRMPGLDGLEVTRRLVATGAERPRIVICTTFDLDEYVFAALHGGASGFLLKDAGPAMLVEAVRAAAVGDSLVSPAITVRLLRELTSANRTPPRVPREPLTGREEDVVRCLARGLTNAEIATDLSVSLSTVKTHLTHVQSKLDARNRVEIAAWAWESGLTARGS from the coding sequence ATGGCGATCACGGTGGTCATCGCGGACGACCAGGAGATGGTCCGCACCGGCTTCCGCATGATCCTGGAGAGCCAGTCCGACATCGAGGTCGTCGACGACGTGGTGGACGGCGAGGCGGCGCTCGCGTCGGTCGCCACGCACGATCCGGACGTTCTCCTGCTCGACATCCGGATGCCCGGACTTGACGGCCTGGAAGTGACCCGGCGCCTTGTGGCCACCGGCGCCGAACGTCCCCGCATCGTCATCTGCACCACCTTCGACCTGGACGAATACGTGTTCGCGGCGCTGCACGGCGGGGCCAGTGGCTTCCTCCTGAAGGACGCCGGCCCCGCCATGCTGGTCGAAGCGGTGCGGGCCGCGGCCGTCGGCGACTCCCTCGTCTCGCCCGCGATCACGGTACGGCTCCTGCGCGAACTGACATCGGCCAACCGCACCCCGCCTCGCGTTCCCCGAGAGCCCCTCACCGGCCGCGAGGAGGACGTCGTCCGCTGCCTCGCCCGCGGCCTCACCAACGCCGAGATCGCCACCGATCTCTCCGTCTCCCTCTCCACCGTCAAGACCCACCTCACCCACGTCCAGTCCAAGCTCGACGCCCGCAACCGGGTGGAGATCGCGGCGTGGGCCTGGGAGAGCGGGCTCACCGCCCGGGGCTCGTGA
- a CDS encoding trypsin-like serine protease → MKSLKKFSFIRRTLAVAAVALAAVSLQPLSAHAAPAPVVGGTRAAQGEFPFMVRLSMGCGGALYTKDIVLTAAHCVDGSGTNTSITATAGVVDLQSSSAIKVKSTKVLQAPGYNGKGKDWALIKLAKPIEQPTLKIATTTAYNNGNFTVAGWGATREGGGQQRYLRKATVPFVDDATCQQAYGSDLVPGDEICAGFVQQGGVDTCQGDSGGPMFRKDNTGAYIQVGIVSWGQGCAEPGYPGVYSEVSTFAADIARAAAGL, encoded by the coding sequence TTGAAGTCTCTCAAGAAGTTCAGCTTCATAAGAAGAACGCTCGCCGTCGCCGCGGTCGCCCTGGCCGCGGTGTCTCTCCAGCCGCTGTCCGCGCACGCCGCGCCCGCGCCCGTCGTCGGCGGGACCCGGGCCGCGCAGGGCGAGTTCCCGTTCATGGTGCGGCTGTCCATGGGCTGTGGCGGCGCCCTCTACACCAAGGACATCGTCCTGACCGCCGCGCACTGTGTGGACGGCTCCGGCACCAACACCTCCATCACCGCCACCGCCGGCGTCGTCGACCTGCAGAGCAGCAGCGCGATCAAGGTCAAGTCGACCAAGGTGCTCCAGGCGCCCGGCTACAACGGCAAGGGCAAGGACTGGGCCCTCATCAAGCTCGCCAAACCGATAGAGCAGCCCACCCTGAAGATCGCCACCACCACCGCGTACAACAACGGGAACTTCACCGTCGCCGGCTGGGGCGCCACCCGCGAGGGCGGCGGCCAGCAGCGCTACCTGCGCAAGGCCACCGTCCCCTTCGTCGACGACGCCACCTGCCAGCAGGCGTACGGCAGTGATCTCGTCCCCGGTGACGAGATCTGCGCCGGATTCGTCCAGCAGGGCGGGGTCGACACCTGCCAGGGCGACTCCGGCGGGCCCATGTTCCGCAAGGACAACACGGGGGCCTACATCCAGGTCGGGATCGTCAGCTGGGGCCAGGGCTGCGCGGAGCCCGGATACCCCGGCGTGTACAGCGAGGTCTCGACGTTCGCGGCCGACATAGCCCGGGCGGCGGCCGGGCTGTGA
- a CDS encoding ankyrin repeat domain-containing protein, translated as MSTNDPPAHLFTAVYEGDEDAVVRLLRSGVSPEAVDEDGQTALYLAAVSDQPGIVRLLLAAGAAPDRLSQGTDAPLCGAACGGHTAVVRALLAAGAGPDTVEAFGFTALTWALRRGHTAVAEALLAAGADPNRPGPTGEPPLVAAAHRGSPGCVRVLLAHGAGARTEALVEARRWLSLNVEAELRASLARTHGPGHPSVTHRYPDADGITVEVQLLDAEGHPFAADDQETGHAEIAALLEAAP; from the coding sequence ATGAGCACGAACGACCCTCCGGCGCACCTCTTCACCGCTGTGTACGAGGGTGACGAGGACGCGGTCGTACGGCTGCTGCGCTCCGGCGTGAGCCCGGAGGCGGTGGACGAGGACGGCCAGACGGCGCTGTACCTGGCCGCGGTGAGCGATCAACCCGGCATCGTACGACTGCTGTTGGCGGCCGGCGCCGCCCCCGACCGGCTCAGCCAGGGTACGGACGCTCCGCTGTGCGGTGCGGCCTGCGGCGGCCACACGGCGGTCGTGCGCGCGCTGCTCGCGGCCGGGGCCGGCCCCGACACGGTGGAGGCGTTCGGCTTCACGGCCCTGACGTGGGCGCTGCGGCGGGGGCACACCGCCGTGGCGGAGGCCCTCCTCGCGGCCGGGGCGGACCCGAACCGGCCCGGCCCGACCGGCGAGCCGCCGCTCGTGGCGGCCGCGCACCGTGGCTCGCCGGGCTGCGTGAGAGTCCTGCTCGCGCACGGAGCAGGGGCGAGGACCGAGGCTCTCGTCGAAGCCCGCCGGTGGCTTTCCCTGAACGTGGAGGCCGAACTCCGCGCGAGCTTGGCCCGGACCCACGGCCCCGGGCACCCGTCCGTCACCCACCGCTATCCGGACGCCGACGGCATCACCGTCGAGGTCCAACTCCTCGACGCCGAGGGGCACCCGTTCGCCGCCGACGACCAGGAGACGGGGCACGCCGAGATAGCGGCGCTCCTGGAGGCGGCTCCCTGA
- a CDS encoding MFS transporter: MSTSLTAAPPSPLTEPYPRRWAAAVVMMIAALMDLLDVTIVNVAIPSMGRDLHASQSALQWLVSAYLLGFAATLIISGHLGDRFGRRFLFLVGTAGFGLASLGCGIAQSPGQLIAARAVQGVMAAVLMPQVLGSFRTLFQGKERGAAFGMYGAVAGFASAVGLLLGGVLTDADLFGWGWRSVFLVNIPVAVGTFVAGLVLVPATRERSARRPDALGSVLLAGGLVAIVLPLVQGRGNGWPLWGWICLAGGVLAVGGLGVYEARRRGSVTVPLLPSRAFRLPAFSVGVLVQLIFSVGMQGFFLIFAIWLQGSEGYTPTQAGVLTVAFSVGGFLTAPAADGLAVRFGRLVLGAGALLMAGGFGWIWAAVEDSSAAHTGAWPLVPGLVLAGAGLGFLVVPLVNVVLSAVPAELAGGASGIFSTAQQFGGAVGAAVIGSVFFGHASGGLTGALTSAMPWVMGGFVLCAGLCVALPGRAVTGHQG; encoded by the coding sequence ATGTCCACGAGCCTCACAGCAGCACCCCCCTCACCCCTCACGGAGCCGTATCCGCGCCGCTGGGCCGCCGCCGTCGTGATGATGATCGCGGCGCTGATGGACCTGCTGGACGTGACGATCGTGAACGTCGCGATCCCGTCCATGGGCCGTGACCTGCACGCCTCGCAGAGCGCGCTGCAGTGGCTGGTCTCCGCGTATCTGCTGGGCTTCGCCGCGACCCTGATCATCTCCGGGCACCTCGGGGACCGATTCGGGCGCCGCTTCCTCTTCCTCGTCGGCACGGCAGGCTTCGGGCTCGCGAGTCTCGGGTGCGGGATCGCCCAGTCCCCGGGACAGCTGATCGCCGCGCGGGCCGTGCAGGGCGTGATGGCGGCGGTGCTGATGCCGCAGGTGCTCGGCTCGTTCCGCACGCTCTTCCAGGGCAAGGAGCGCGGCGCAGCCTTCGGGATGTACGGCGCCGTCGCCGGCTTCGCCTCCGCGGTCGGGCTGCTGCTCGGCGGCGTGCTCACCGACGCGGATCTGTTCGGCTGGGGCTGGCGGTCCGTGTTCCTGGTGAACATACCGGTCGCCGTCGGCACGTTCGTGGCGGGACTCGTCCTCGTCCCGGCCACGCGTGAGCGGTCCGCCCGGCGGCCCGACGCGCTCGGCAGCGTGCTCCTCGCCGGCGGGCTCGTCGCGATCGTGCTTCCGCTGGTGCAGGGGCGCGGCAACGGGTGGCCGCTGTGGGGATGGATCTGCCTCGCCGGTGGGGTGCTCGCGGTGGGTGGGCTCGGGGTGTACGAGGCCCGTCGACGCGGGTCGGTGACGGTGCCGCTGCTGCCCTCCCGTGCCTTCCGGCTCCCCGCGTTCTCCGTGGGTGTCCTCGTCCAACTCATCTTCTCCGTCGGGATGCAGGGCTTCTTCCTGATCTTCGCGATCTGGCTGCAGGGCAGTGAGGGCTACACGCCGACCCAGGCGGGCGTGCTGACCGTGGCCTTCTCGGTCGGCGGCTTCCTCACCGCGCCCGCGGCGGACGGGCTGGCCGTGCGGTTCGGGCGGCTGGTGCTGGGGGCGGGGGCGCTTCTGATGGCCGGGGGTTTCGGGTGGATCTGGGCGGCGGTCGAGGACTCCTCCGCCGCGCACACCGGGGCGTGGCCCTTGGTACCGGGGCTGGTGCTTGCGGGGGCTGGGCTGGGGTTCCTGGTGGTTCCGCTGGTGAATGTGGTGCTGTCCGCGGTGCCCGCTGAGCTTGCGGGTGGGGCGTCCGGGATCTTTTCCACGGCTCAGCAGTTCGGCGGGGCGGTGGGGGCCGCGGTGATCGGGAGCGTTTTCTTCGGGCATGCGTCGGGTGGGCTGACGGGGGCGCTGACCTCGGCGATGCCTTGGGTGATGGGTGGGTTCGTGCTCTGCGCGGGGCTGTGTGTGGCATTGCCGGGGCGGGCGGTGACTGGGCATCAGGGGTGA
- a CDS encoding MarR family winged helix-turn-helix transcriptional regulator: MSSADKDATGDRGDGAADDRRAKTLDQLMTVGREHSGVTVMFHSAVAAMQGLSATESKTLDLLQRYGSLTAKDLAERTGLAPASVTGLVDRLEGKGFARRVKHPTDKRRVLVELNEEKIAELAVFFDDWARDVIEACEEFSTEELETVIRFLSVMSDQQRKAAARLSR, encoded by the coding sequence ATGAGCAGCGCAGACAAGGACGCCACGGGCGACAGGGGCGACGGAGCCGCCGACGACAGGCGGGCCAAGACGCTGGACCAGCTCATGACGGTGGGCCGCGAGCACAGTGGCGTCACGGTGATGTTCCATTCGGCGGTCGCTGCCATGCAGGGCCTGAGCGCCACCGAGAGCAAGACCCTCGACCTGCTCCAGCGGTACGGATCGCTGACTGCGAAGGACCTGGCCGAACGCACGGGCCTGGCTCCCGCGTCCGTCACCGGACTGGTCGACCGTCTGGAGGGCAAGGGCTTCGCCCGCAGGGTCAAGCACCCGACCGACAAGCGCCGGGTGCTCGTCGAGTTGAACGAGGAGAAGATCGCCGAGCTGGCCGTGTTCTTCGACGACTGGGCGCGCGATGTCATCGAGGCCTGCGAGGAGTTCAGCACGGAGGAGCTGGAGACGGTGATCCGCTTCCTGTCCGTCATGTCCGACCAGCAGCGGAAGGCCGCCGCCCGTCTCTCCCGCTAG
- a CDS encoding LuxR C-terminal-related transcriptional regulator, with translation MEVPGRPVIGFPHPLVHAAVYHQLGPSRRAALHLRAAGVVTGEAQRLRHRALAVAGPDAALSAELAALGRRFAAEGTWADAAGQLAAAARLSTDTATYERCTLEAVECGLLAGDVPDVGEVARRIGRFAPGGWRSYLLGRLSLFDLDRAKALLTDAWQRCDPEAEPVLGARIAGQFAALHGSMSHGTEMAAWADLALRLAPDDTATDMIRFLRLTGLAMSGHASQALAALGPLPDPALASPAQLEELLGRGSLREFTGDLTGAVRDLSGVFGACHGRAASFRVVAATALASAEYRAGRWDDAIVHSDLALSLAADTDQPHIALFCRMLATQVHSARGAFGKAQAHARVAREYARGDHVNPALWAALAEGCLARAQGHPEDVVVALEPLLGLGPRGDFEEPGTVSWADLLADAWSALGEEKRAAQVLAPYEVLATQRGHHGALLAAARARGTLEAARGDTATAERAFRSALKHAAHVEAPFDRALLHLAYGGFLRRTGKRSRAGEQLQRARDLLVRLDAAPDLARCERELAACGLRPAEREPRMRGANLLTPQELAVARLVCSGLTNRQVARELVISVKTVEYHLGRIFPKLGVDSRTRLAAVLTDEPRARQ, from the coding sequence ATGGAGGTGCCCGGGCGACCCGTCATCGGGTTTCCGCATCCGCTCGTGCATGCCGCCGTGTATCACCAGCTCGGGCCCTCGCGGCGGGCCGCGCTGCATCTGCGGGCCGCCGGCGTGGTCACGGGCGAGGCGCAGCGGCTGCGGCACCGGGCGCTCGCGGTGGCCGGACCCGACGCCGCACTGTCGGCCGAACTGGCCGCGCTGGGACGGAGGTTCGCCGCCGAGGGGACCTGGGCCGACGCGGCGGGGCAGCTGGCCGCCGCGGCGCGGCTGAGCACGGACACGGCGACGTATGAGCGGTGCACGCTGGAAGCCGTCGAGTGCGGGCTGCTGGCGGGGGATGTGCCCGATGTGGGGGAGGTGGCCCGGCGGATCGGGCGGTTCGCGCCCGGTGGCTGGCGCAGTTATCTGCTGGGGCGGCTGAGCCTCTTCGACCTCGACAGGGCGAAGGCGCTGCTCACCGATGCCTGGCAGCGCTGCGATCCGGAGGCGGAGCCGGTGCTGGGCGCTCGGATCGCGGGGCAGTTCGCGGCGCTGCACGGCAGCATGTCGCACGGCACGGAGATGGCCGCGTGGGCGGACCTCGCGCTGCGGCTCGCACCGGACGACACCGCCACCGACATGATCCGGTTCCTGCGGCTCACCGGCCTGGCGATGAGCGGGCACGCATCACAGGCGCTGGCCGCGCTCGGTCCGCTGCCCGACCCGGCGCTCGCGTCCCCCGCCCAGCTGGAGGAGCTGCTCGGCCGTGGGAGCCTGCGCGAGTTCACCGGCGATCTCACCGGTGCCGTACGGGACTTGAGCGGGGTCTTCGGCGCGTGCCACGGACGCGCGGCCTCCTTCCGGGTGGTCGCCGCGACCGCGCTCGCCTCGGCCGAGTACCGCGCGGGCCGCTGGGACGACGCGATCGTCCACAGCGACCTGGCGCTCTCGCTCGCCGCCGACACCGACCAGCCGCACATCGCCCTGTTCTGCCGGATGCTCGCGACCCAAGTGCACTCCGCGCGCGGCGCGTTCGGCAAGGCGCAGGCCCACGCGCGCGTGGCCCGCGAATACGCCAGGGGGGACCACGTGAACCCGGCCCTGTGGGCCGCGCTCGCCGAGGGCTGCCTCGCCCGCGCCCAAGGGCATCCGGAAGATGTGGTCGTGGCCCTGGAGCCGCTCCTCGGCCTTGGCCCGCGCGGCGACTTCGAGGAGCCCGGAACCGTGTCCTGGGCCGACCTGCTCGCCGACGCATGGTCCGCACTCGGCGAGGAGAAGCGTGCCGCCCAGGTCCTCGCTCCGTACGAGGTACTGGCCACCCAGCGCGGACATCACGGGGCACTGCTCGCCGCCGCCCGCGCCCGCGGCACGCTGGAGGCCGCGCGCGGCGACACCGCCACCGCCGAGCGCGCCTTCCGCTCCGCCCTCAAGCACGCCGCCCACGTAGAGGCGCCCTTCGACCGCGCGCTGCTGCACCTCGCGTATGGCGGCTTCCTGCGCCGCACTGGCAAGCGCAGCCGGGCGGGGGAGCAGTTGCAGCGCGCCCGCGACCTCCTCGTACGGCTGGACGCGGCGCCCGATCTGGCGCGCTGTGAGCGGGAGTTGGCCGCGTGCGGGCTGCGCCCGGCCGAGCGGGAGCCGAGGATGCGCGGCGCGAACCTGCTCACCCCGCAGGAGCTGGCCGTCGCCCGTCTGGTGTGCTCCGGTCTGACCAACCGGCAGGTGGCGCGCGAACTCGTCATCAGCGTCAAGACGGTCGAGTACCACCTCGGGCGGATCTTCCCCAAGCTCGGCGTCGACTCACGCACCCGTCTCGCGGCGGTGCTGACGGACGAGCCGCGAGCCAGGCAATGA
- a CDS encoding SDR family oxidoreductase yields the protein MSAPLLCEGRVVIVTGAGRGLGRAHALAYAAEGARVVVNDLGVGLDGMPGPDSPARSVVDEIRAAGGEAVAHGGDIATTEGAASLIRTALETYGRLDTLVNNAGFLRDRMLVNLDEDDWDAVLRVHLKGHFLPLKHAAAHWRAEAKAGRMPTARVVNTSSGAGLLGSVGQGNYSAAKAGIVGLTLVAAAEIARYGVQVNAIAPAARTRMTERTFAQTMATPSTGFDAMAPENVSPLVVWLGSAASAGVTGRVFETEGGRITVMEGWRPGPTADKGARWTPSEAGEATLKLLAEAEVPGAVYGAQ from the coding sequence ATGAGCGCACCGCTGCTGTGCGAGGGGCGTGTCGTGATCGTCACGGGCGCGGGCCGCGGACTCGGCCGGGCGCACGCGCTCGCGTACGCCGCCGAGGGCGCGCGCGTCGTCGTCAACGACCTCGGGGTCGGCCTCGACGGCATGCCGGGACCGGACAGCCCCGCCCGATCGGTCGTCGACGAGATCCGCGCGGCGGGCGGCGAAGCCGTGGCCCACGGCGGTGACATCGCGACGACCGAGGGTGCCGCGTCGCTCATCCGCACCGCGCTGGAGACGTACGGACGCCTCGACACCCTCGTCAACAACGCCGGGTTCCTGCGCGACCGGATGCTCGTCAACCTCGACGAGGACGACTGGGACGCCGTGCTGCGCGTCCATCTGAAGGGCCACTTCCTGCCGCTCAAGCACGCGGCGGCGCACTGGCGGGCGGAGGCGAAGGCGGGTCGGATGCCGACGGCCCGGGTCGTCAACACCAGTAGCGGGGCGGGGTTGTTGGGATCGGTCGGGCAGGGCAACTACAGCGCCGCGAAGGCCGGGATCGTCGGGCTGACGCTCGTCGCCGCCGCCGAGATCGCGCGGTACGGCGTCCAGGTCAACGCGATCGCTCCCGCGGCCCGCACCCGGATGACCGAGCGGACTTTCGCGCAGACCATGGCGACGCCCAGCACCGGTTTCGACGCCATGGCACCCGAGAACGTCTCGCCGCTGGTCGTCTGGCTGGGGTCGGCCGCGAGCGCGGGCGTCACCGGGCGGGTCTTCGAGACCGAGGGTGGGCGGATCACCGTGATGGAGGGCTGGCGACCGGGCCCGACCGCGGACAAGGGCGCGCGATGGACGCCGTCGGAGGCGGGTGAGGCGACGCTGAAGCTGCTCGCGGAGGCGGAGGTTCCGGGGGCGGTGTACGGGGCGCAGTAG
- a CDS encoding SDR family oxidoreductase yields MDLGGRTVVVTGGTRGVGAGIARAFARAGAHVVVCARRPPELPLEGTDFVSVDLRDPAAVHAFFDALPRLDVLVNNAGGTPYRPLAQADAERHARVIELNLTAPLTASIAAYEHLKQAKGSVVMIGSVSGTRPSPGSAAYGAAKAGLENLARSMAVEWAPDIRVNTLVVGMVRTELAHLHYGGEDGVAAVARTVPLGRLAQPSDIGEAAVFLASDAAAYISGASLLVHGGGELPAFLDAATANKEK; encoded by the coding sequence GTGGATCTCGGAGGCAGGACCGTCGTCGTCACCGGCGGCACCCGTGGGGTCGGGGCCGGGATCGCGCGGGCGTTCGCCCGGGCGGGCGCGCACGTCGTGGTCTGCGCGCGCAGGCCGCCCGAGCTGCCCCTGGAGGGAACCGACTTCGTGTCCGTCGACCTGCGCGACCCGGCCGCCGTGCACGCCTTCTTCGACGCGCTGCCCCGGCTCGATGTCCTGGTCAACAACGCGGGCGGCACGCCCTACCGGCCGCTGGCACAGGCGGACGCCGAGCGGCACGCGCGCGTGATCGAGCTCAACCTCACCGCCCCGCTGACCGCGTCGATCGCCGCGTACGAGCACCTCAAGCAGGCCAAGGGCTCGGTCGTGATGATCGGCAGTGTGAGCGGGACACGACCGTCACCCGGCTCGGCCGCCTACGGGGCTGCCAAGGCGGGCCTGGAGAACCTGGCCCGTTCGATGGCCGTCGAATGGGCCCCCGACATCCGGGTCAACACCCTGGTCGTCGGCATGGTCCGCACCGAGCTGGCGCACCTGCACTACGGCGGCGAGGACGGCGTCGCCGCCGTCGCGCGCACCGTCCCGCTCGGCCGTCTCGCCCAGCCGTCCGACATCGGCGAGGCCGCCGTCTTCCTCGCCTCGGACGCCGCCGCCTACATCAGCGGGGCCTCGCTGCTCGTCCATGGGGGCGGGGAGCTGCCCGCCTTCCTCGATGCCGCAACTGCCAACAAGGAGAAGTGA
- a CDS encoding enoyl-CoA hydratase family protein — MGVSTSSPEKGISVVTVDFPPVNALPVKGWYDLADAVRAAGRDPEIRCVVLRAEGRGFNAGVDIKEMQRDTEGHRALIGANRGCFEAFAAVYECEVPVVAAVQGFCLGGGIGLVGNADAIVASEDATFGLPELDRGALGAATHLARLVPQHLMRALYYTSRTATAAELHAHGSVWRVVPREELHAAALELAREIAAKDGHLIRLAKAAINGIDPVDVRRSYRFEQGFTFEANLSGVADRVRDTFGKEAAQ, encoded by the coding sequence ATGGGTGTCTCCACCTCGTCCCCGGAAAAGGGGATTTCCGTCGTCACGGTCGACTTCCCGCCGGTGAACGCACTGCCGGTGAAGGGCTGGTACGACTTGGCCGACGCCGTCCGCGCGGCGGGCCGCGACCCCGAGATCCGCTGTGTGGTGCTGAGGGCCGAGGGGCGCGGTTTCAACGCGGGCGTCGACATCAAGGAGATGCAGCGCGACACGGAGGGTCATCGCGCCCTCATAGGCGCCAACCGCGGCTGCTTCGAGGCCTTCGCCGCGGTGTACGAGTGCGAGGTGCCCGTTGTCGCGGCCGTGCAGGGCTTCTGTCTGGGCGGCGGGATCGGGCTCGTGGGGAACGCGGACGCGATCGTGGCGAGCGAGGACGCGACCTTCGGGCTGCCCGAGCTGGACCGGGGCGCACTCGGCGCGGCCACGCATCTGGCCCGCCTCGTACCGCAGCACCTGATGCGCGCCCTGTACTACACCTCGCGCACCGCCACCGCCGCCGAGCTGCACGCGCACGGCTCGGTGTGGAGGGTCGTGCCGCGCGAGGAACTGCACGCGGCCGCCCTGGAGTTGGCGCGCGAGATAGCCGCCAAGGACGGTCACCTCATCCGGCTCGCGAAGGCCGCGATCAACGGAATCGATCCCGTCGACGTGCGCCGCAGCTACCGCTTCGAGCAGGGCTTCACCTTCGAGGCGAACCTCAGCGGGGTCGCCGACCGTGTCCGCGACACCTTCGGAAAGGAGGCCGCCCAGTGA
- a CDS encoding CoA transferase subunit A has product MSDKTMSAEEAVVRLESGMTLGIGGWGSRRKPMALVRALLRTEITDLTVVSYGGPDVGLLAAAGRIRKLVTAFTTLDSIPLEPHYRAARESGAFELMEVDEAMFMWGLRAAANRLPFLPVRAGIGSDVMRVNPGLRTVTSPYVDESSGTREEFVAMPALRLDAALVHMNRADRLGNGQYLGPDPYFDDLFCEAADAAYVSCEQLVENIGTAELTKEAAPQTLLLKRSSVTGVVETPTGAHFTSCVPDYGRDEAFQKLYATTPYAEFAERFLGGDEHAYRSAVQAWQKEQKGQHQ; this is encoded by the coding sequence GTGAGCGACAAGACCATGTCGGCCGAGGAAGCCGTCGTCCGGCTGGAGAGCGGGATGACCCTCGGCATCGGCGGCTGGGGCTCCCGCCGCAAGCCGATGGCGCTGGTGAGAGCACTGCTCCGCACCGAGATCACCGATCTCACCGTCGTCTCGTACGGCGGCCCGGACGTAGGCCTGCTCGCCGCCGCCGGACGGATACGGAAACTCGTCACCGCCTTCACGACCCTCGACTCGATCCCGCTCGAACCGCACTACCGCGCGGCGCGCGAGAGCGGCGCCTTCGAGCTGATGGAGGTCGACGAGGCGATGTTCATGTGGGGGCTGCGCGCCGCCGCGAACCGCCTGCCCTTCCTGCCCGTGCGGGCCGGGATCGGCTCGGACGTGATGCGGGTCAACCCCGGCCTGCGGACGGTCACTTCGCCGTACGTCGACGAGTCCTCGGGGACACGGGAGGAGTTCGTCGCCATGCCGGCCCTGCGCCTGGACGCGGCCCTGGTCCATATGAACCGGGCGGACCGCCTCGGCAACGGCCAGTACCTGGGTCCGGACCCGTACTTCGACGACCTGTTCTGCGAGGCGGCGGACGCCGCGTATGTGTCATGCGAGCAGCTCGTCGAGAACATCGGCACGGCGGAGCTGACCAAGGAGGCCGCCCCGCAGACGCTGCTGCTCAAGCGGTCGAGCGTGACGGGGGTCGTCGAGACGCCGACCGGCGCGCACTTCACCTCGTGCGTCCCCGACTACGGACGCGACGAGGCCTTCCAGAAGCTGTACGCCACCACGCCGTACGCCGAGTTCGCCGAGCGGTTCCTGGGCGGGGACGAGCACGCCTACCGGAGCGCCGTCCAGGCCTGGCAGAAGGAACAGAAGGGGCAGCACCAGTGA
- a CDS encoding CoA-transferase subunit beta, whose product MTVSRAEYCVIACAEAWRGDGEVLASPMGVIPAIGARLAKRTFSPDLLLTDGEAMLVGLDGTPEGWLPYRQHLTMVTGGRRHVMMGASQIDRFGNQNISCIGDWAKPKRQLLGVRGAPVNTLNNPTSYWIPKHSPRVFVERVDMVCGVGYDRAAAAGPSATRFHRIPRVVTDLAVLDFATPDHSMRLASLHPGVTIAQVREATGFALTVPEEVPYTRDPTPEELELIRAVIDPKGTRDREVTEPKGTRDREVTEPRNTRDREVPDSGRVGR is encoded by the coding sequence GTGACCGTCTCCCGTGCCGAGTACTGCGTGATCGCCTGTGCCGAGGCCTGGCGGGGCGACGGCGAGGTGCTCGCCAGCCCGATGGGCGTGATCCCGGCCATCGGCGCCCGCCTCGCCAAGCGCACCTTCTCGCCCGACCTGCTGCTGACCGACGGCGAAGCCATGCTCGTCGGCCTCGACGGCACACCGGAAGGCTGGCTCCCGTACCGGCAACATCTGACGATGGTCACCGGTGGCCGCCGGCACGTGATGATGGGCGCGAGCCAGATCGACCGCTTCGGCAACCAGAACATCTCCTGCATCGGCGACTGGGCCAAGCCCAAGCGCCAGCTGCTGGGCGTGCGCGGCGCCCCGGTCAACACGCTCAACAACCCGACCAGTTACTGGATCCCGAAGCACTCGCCGCGTGTCTTCGTCGAGCGGGTCGACATGGTGTGCGGGGTGGGGTACGACCGTGCCGCCGCCGCGGGGCCGAGCGCCACGCGCTTCCACCGCATCCCGCGCGTGGTGACCGACCTCGCCGTCCTCGACTTCGCGACGCCCGACCACTCGATGCGCCTCGCCTCACTGCACCCGGGCGTCACGATCGCGCAGGTGAGGGAGGCGACAGGCTTCGCGCTGACCGTCCCCGAAGAGGTGCCGTACACCCGTGATCCGACCCCGGAAGAGCTGGAGTTGATCCGCGCGGTCATCGACCCGAAGGGCACCCGGGATCGCGAGGTCACCGAACCGAAGGGCACACGGGATCGCGAGGTCACCGAACCGAGGAACACGCGGGATCGTGAGGTCCCGGACAGTGGCAGGGTCGGACGCTGA